Proteins co-encoded in one Dendropsophus ebraccatus isolate aDenEbr1 chromosome 9, aDenEbr1.pat, whole genome shotgun sequence genomic window:
- the LOC138801407 gene encoding somatostatin receptor type 5-like, producing MDPVSLPIASLLETGVRDPNITVCKNVTCNETVVEAPMSRMSSVLISFIYLLVCAIGLSGNTLVIYVVLRYAKMKTVTNIYILNLAVADVLFMLGLPFLATQNAISYWPFGTFLCRLVLTVDGINQFTSIFCLTVMSIDRYLAVVHPIKSTKWRRPRVAKLISATVWTVSFLVVLPVVIFSDVQQDFHTCNINWPEPVNIWSTAFIIYTSVLGFFGPLLVICLCYLLIVIKVKSSGLRVGSTRRRRSERKVTRMVVIIVAVFVFCWLPFYILNIVNLTFFVPEEPAYVGVYFFVVVLSYANSCANPILYGFLSDNFKQSFQKVLCFRKSNGIKDADLTENRQEKSSRIQETMLTSRNSEFNGHMQTSKV from the coding sequence ATGGACCCTGTATCTCTTCCCATCGCTTCCCTCTTGGAGACTGGGGTGAGGGACCCCAACATAACAGTTTGCAAGAATGTGACTTGTAATGAAACAGTGGTGGAGGCCCCAATGTCAAGAATGAGCTCTGTCCTCAtctcttttatttatttgctgGTTTGTGCCATTGGACTCAGTGGGAATACTCTAGTCATCTACGTTGTTCTCCGTTATGCAAAGATGAAGACAGTCACCAACATCTACATTTTGAACCTGGCAGTGGCAGATGTTCTTTTTATGTTAGGACTGCCCTTTCTTGCCACCCAAAATGCCATCTCTTATTGGCCCTTTGGAACTTTTCTTTGTAGACTGGTGTTGACGGTGGATGGTATAAACCAGTTCACCAGTATCTTCTGCCTTACAGTTATGAGTATTGACCGTTATTTGGCAGTGGTCCATCCAATTAAGTCAACCAAATGGAGGAGACCCCGAGTAGCAAAACTAATCAGCGCCACTGTGTGGACTGTTTCTTTTCTGGTCGTCCTCCCAGTTGTCATCTTCTCAGATGTCCAACAGGACTTCCACACGTGCAACATCAACTGGCCAGAGCCGGTGAATATTTGGTCTACGGCTTTCATAATCTACACCTCCGTGTTGGGCTTTTTTGGACCTCTACTGGTGATTTGCCTTTGCTACCTTTTGATTGTCATTAAGGTAAAGTCTTCAGGTCTTCGCGTGGGGTCCACCAGACGTAGAAGATCAGAGCGTAAGGTGACGAGAATGGTGGTCATCATAGTGGCcgtttttgtgttttgttggcTGCCGTTCTACATTTTAAACATAGTCAATCTAACGTTTTTTGTCCCGGAGGAACCGGCATACGTTGGCGTGTATTTCTTTGTGGTTGTCCTGTCCTACGCCAACAGTTGCGCCAACCCCATTCTCTATGGCTTCCTTTCGGACAATTTCAAGCAGAGCTTTCAGAAGGTTCTCTGCTTTCGAAAAAGTAACGGCATCAAGGATGCCGACCTGACTGAAAATAGACAAGAAAAGAGCAGTCGCATCCAGGAGACCATGCTAACGTCGAGGAACTCTGAATTTAACGGGCACATGCAAACAAGTAAAGTGTGA